The proteins below come from a single Prolixibacter sp. NT017 genomic window:
- a CDS encoding GH92 family glycosyl hydrolase — protein MILARVLVYLPMFLLTACHSPSYDAVEEEHGNLTAFVNPLIGTGEATTPSSKKFGGGSSSHAQVIPGVGFPFGMTQWTPQTRVSEAHCLAPYYYADAKIQGFRGTHWMSGSCTQDYGSMTIMPLSGKVIPDVKERASSFSHERETAKANYYQVFLDDYKVNAEVTAENHSSVLRFTWMTDSAKYILFNPNSDEGQGFVQVDTVKNEIRCYNPVHRIYQGLGEPAGFNGWFVVKIPEKITDFGVWKGDSVLSGVTTVKDEKNIGVWIKLSQPAGEPVSLKVGASFTSFAAAEDNLEMEIGEHGFDYVRKEGRQIWNHVLQRVDVTGGTDGDKEKFYTALYHAMLLPRQFSDDGGTFPKFDKQYQTETDKTFVYYGDFSMWDTFRAEHPLLDLLQPGRSYDMMKSLLEKGYSGGWLPIFPAWNNYTSEMIGDHAVATLADAAMKGIIDLKDDDYELLRKNAMETPADSADYINGKGRRALTSYLKYGYIPLEDEVKDAYHHREQVSRTLEYAYDDFALSQVAGLLGEEKDQVLFRKRSMNYKNVFDSTVKSVRGRHADGSWSKDFDREKSASFISEGTPWQYTWFVPQDIGGLIKLMGGEKEFNQQLDEFFAKGQYWHGNEPGHQIPFLYNYSGQPWKTQEHVAEIRHDEYSSGPGGLSGNDDAGQISAWYVFSCMGLYQICPSVPEYVIFTPAFDKITLNLENGNKFTIKAPGASSGKLYIQSVKLNGKKYQKNYILHSDIVKGGVLEMKLGDKPNKKWGTAPEDRPFSLER, from the coding sequence ATGATTCTTGCCCGTGTACTGGTATATTTACCAATGTTTCTGCTTACTGCTTGCCATTCACCTTCGTATGATGCTGTTGAGGAGGAACATGGCAACCTGACAGCCTTTGTCAACCCGTTAATAGGAACAGGTGAAGCCACAACACCCTCGTCAAAAAAATTTGGTGGCGGCAGTTCAAGTCATGCACAAGTGATTCCCGGTGTTGGATTCCCTTTCGGGATGACGCAATGGACTCCACAGACGCGTGTTTCAGAGGCGCATTGTCTGGCTCCGTATTATTATGCTGATGCCAAGATACAGGGATTTCGGGGTACTCACTGGATGAGTGGCTCCTGTACGCAGGATTATGGCAGCATGACCATTATGCCCCTGTCGGGAAAGGTGATTCCGGACGTGAAAGAAAGAGCTTCTTCTTTTTCGCACGAACGTGAAACAGCCAAAGCCAATTACTACCAGGTATTTCTGGACGATTATAAAGTGAATGCAGAAGTGACGGCAGAGAATCACTCGTCTGTCTTGCGTTTTACCTGGATGACCGACTCTGCCAAGTACATTCTGTTTAATCCCAACTCCGACGAAGGTCAGGGCTTTGTTCAGGTGGATACAGTCAAAAATGAAATCAGGTGCTACAACCCGGTTCATCGCATTTACCAGGGGCTGGGAGAACCTGCCGGTTTTAATGGCTGGTTTGTGGTGAAGATTCCTGAAAAGATTACTGATTTTGGCGTTTGGAAAGGAGACTCGGTTCTTTCGGGGGTTACTACCGTGAAAGATGAAAAGAACATCGGTGTGTGGATTAAATTGTCGCAACCGGCCGGTGAGCCAGTCAGTCTGAAAGTAGGAGCGTCTTTTACTTCTTTCGCTGCCGCTGAAGATAACCTGGAGATGGAAATTGGTGAGCACGGTTTTGATTATGTCCGGAAAGAAGGGCGACAAATCTGGAATCATGTGCTGCAGCGAGTTGATGTGACCGGTGGCACGGACGGAGATAAAGAGAAGTTCTATACTGCCCTGTATCATGCCATGTTGTTGCCGCGACAGTTTTCTGATGACGGTGGTACATTCCCGAAGTTCGACAAGCAATATCAGACAGAGACCGATAAAACTTTTGTTTACTACGGAGACTTTTCGATGTGGGACACGTTCCGTGCGGAGCATCCGTTGCTCGATTTACTGCAGCCTGGTCGAAGTTACGATATGATGAAATCGTTGCTGGAAAAAGGTTACAGCGGTGGTTGGTTGCCGATTTTTCCGGCCTGGAACAATTATACTTCCGAGATGATTGGCGACCATGCAGTGGCAACTTTGGCCGATGCAGCCATGAAAGGCATTATCGATTTAAAGGATGATGATTATGAACTTCTTCGCAAGAACGCGATGGAAACGCCAGCTGATTCGGCCGACTACATCAACGGGAAAGGTCGCCGGGCGCTGACCAGCTATTTGAAATATGGCTACATTCCGCTGGAGGACGAGGTGAAAGATGCGTACCATCACCGCGAGCAGGTTTCACGAACATTGGAATATGCTTACGACGATTTTGCACTGAGCCAGGTTGCGGGGTTGTTGGGAGAAGAGAAAGACCAGGTGCTTTTCCGGAAACGGTCGATGAACTATAAAAATGTATTTGATTCGACTGTGAAAAGTGTTCGTGGCCGACATGCCGATGGTTCATGGAGCAAGGATTTTGACCGCGAAAAAAGCGCTTCGTTTATCTCGGAAGGAACGCCTTGGCAATATACTTGGTTTGTTCCGCAGGATATTGGCGGTTTGATCAAACTGATGGGGGGCGAAAAGGAATTCAATCAGCAACTGGATGAATTTTTTGCCAAAGGGCAATACTGGCATGGGAACGAGCCGGGACACCAGATTCCGTTCCTGTACAATTATTCCGGGCAACCGTGGAAAACACAGGAGCATGTGGCAGAAATCCGGCACGACGAATACAGCAGCGGACCGGGCGGGTTAAGCGGCAATGACGATGCCGGTCAGATATCGGCCTGGTATGTTTTCAGTTGCATGGGGTTGTACCAGATTTGTCCGTCGGTTCCGGAGTATGTGATTTTTACCCCGGCTTTTGATAAAATCACATTAAATCTCGAAAACGGGAATAAGTTTACCATTAAGGCACCGGGTGCTTCTTCCGGTAAGCTATATATTCAGTCGGTGAAGCTAAACGGGAAAAAATATCAGAAGAACTACATTCTTCACTCCGATATTGTGAAAGGTGGCGTGCTGGAAATGAAGCTGGGAGATAAGCCTAACAAGAAATGGGGAACGGCCCCGGAGGACCGTCCCTTTTCGTTGGAAAGATAA
- a CDS encoding HdeD family acid-resistance protein codes for MQNRMFSSYRGALIRGIIALIAGGLAVFVPNITLRSIVIYIGLLILLGGLVSLLFALRSKNPSGRNMLMTQAVFNLIIGILFVALPATMVKIFVIVLGIGFLFIGIFQLMGALNARHEYGWSWIYFIISVLMIIAGGVMLANPFDSAKNILTFIGVLMMIYGGAELYMAWKLSSKPKTYQGREVEDAHFKEL; via the coding sequence ATGCAGAATCGTATGTTTAGCAGTTACCGGGGCGCGCTTATTCGCGGAATCATTGCGTTGATTGCCGGTGGATTGGCGGTATTTGTCCCCAATATCACATTGCGAAGTATTGTTATTTATATCGGGTTGCTTATTCTTTTAGGGGGCTTGGTGTCATTGTTGTTTGCTCTGAGAAGTAAAAACCCTTCCGGACGGAATATGCTGATGACACAGGCCGTTTTCAATCTCATTATCGGAATTCTGTTTGTAGCGCTTCCGGCAACCATGGTGAAAATATTTGTCATTGTACTCGGTATTGGATTTCTGTTTATCGGTATTTTCCAGTTGATGGGAGCCCTGAACGCCCGTCATGAGTACGGCTGGTCGTGGATATACTTTATCATCTCGGTTTTGATGATTATTGCGGGCGGTGTGATGCTGGCAAATCCATTCGACAGTGCCAAAAACATTCTGACTTTTATTGGTGTACTCATGATGATTTATGGTGGAGCTGAGTTATACATGGCGTGGAAATTAAGTAGTAAGCCGAAAACATATCAAGGCCGGGAGGTCGAGGATGCACATTTTAAGGAGCTGTAA
- a CDS encoding isoaspartyl peptidase/L-asparaginase family protein, giving the protein MISRRKFLAGSVVATSGLLLNQKVSAAAEKVAPTTPLKGKPIIISTWRHGLPANEVAAKILVKGGRSLDAVEAGARVPEADPNIMTVGLGGYPDRDGYVTLDACIMDEKGNAGSVTFLQDIVHPVSVARKVMEDTPHVMLSGEGALQFALEKGFKKQNLLTDKAREAWEEWKKKSKYEPVINIENHDTISMLAIDANGDLSGACTTSGAAFKMHGRVGDSPIIGAGLFCDNEVGGAASTGMGELVMKTVGSFLVVELMRNGMSPQQACEEAVHRIAKKIPGYQKFQIGYIAINKAGETGAYCIHPGFNYALWKDGQNTLTDAKSLFKK; this is encoded by the coding sequence ATGATATCACGAAGGAAATTTTTAGCGGGTTCGGTAGTAGCAACGTCCGGATTACTTCTCAACCAGAAGGTTTCCGCTGCAGCGGAAAAAGTGGCTCCCACAACACCGTTGAAAGGAAAACCCATCATCATTTCAACATGGAGACACGGATTGCCGGCCAATGAGGTGGCAGCTAAAATCCTGGTAAAAGGTGGTCGTTCACTGGATGCAGTAGAAGCAGGTGCACGCGTTCCCGAAGCAGATCCAAACATCATGACGGTTGGTTTAGGTGGTTATCCCGACCGTGATGGCTACGTTACGCTGGATGCCTGCATCATGGACGAAAAAGGCAATGCCGGTTCCGTTACGTTTCTGCAAGACATTGTACATCCCGTTTCGGTGGCCCGGAAAGTGATGGAAGATACACCTCACGTGATGCTTTCGGGTGAAGGCGCTCTTCAGTTTGCTCTGGAGAAAGGATTTAAGAAACAGAACCTTCTTACTGACAAAGCCAGGGAAGCCTGGGAAGAGTGGAAAAAGAAATCGAAGTACGAGCCGGTCATCAACATCGAAAACCACGACACCATTTCTATGCTGGCCATCGATGCCAACGGCGATCTTTCCGGAGCCTGCACTACCAGCGGAGCCGCATTCAAGATGCATGGCCGCGTAGGCGATTCCCCCATCATCGGAGCCGGTCTGTTCTGTGACAACGAAGTGGGTGGAGCTGCCTCGACCGGTATGGGTGAACTGGTGATGAAAACCGTCGGCAGCTTCCTGGTGGTAGAGCTAATGCGAAACGGCATGAGTCCGCAACAGGCCTGCGAAGAAGCCGTCCACAGAATCGCGAAAAAGATTCCGGGATACCAGAAGTTCCAAATCGGGTACATCGCTATTAACAAAGCAGGTGAAACCGGTGCTTACTGCATTCATCCCGGCTTTAACTATGCGCTGTGGAAAGATGGTCAAAATACCTTGACCGATGCAAAGAGTCTTTTTAAGAAATAA
- a CDS encoding carbohydrate-binding family 9-like protein: MNSNIKVIRYVVGVGIILLIVSNVLAGNKPSQERKSRIMSPVRSFHPKEYVCYRASEPIVVDGKLNEEAWQHAEWTDDFQDIEGGSRPVPRFRTRAKMLWDDKFFYVAAEIEEPDVWANITQRDAVIFHDNDFEVFIDPDGDTHNYTEYEMNALNTLWDLLLEQPYRDRNFVLNNYDLKGLVSAVSVDGTINDTSDKDKKWTVEIAFPLSAYAELKSKPADGVQWRVNFSRVEWQIEKVDGKYQKKINPATGFSYPEDNWVWSPQGVVNMHLPEMWGFVQFSDIPSGEGKTSFKWNRDEEVKWALRQLYYAQRRYASANHCYASNVNQLADLREVPDSLNVKLYTTPEMYEAIIQSPFSGKNWHINQEGRTWSDN, encoded by the coding sequence ATGAACAGTAACATCAAGGTGATTCGATATGTGGTTGGAGTGGGCATCATTTTGCTCATCGTCAGTAATGTTTTGGCGGGAAACAAACCCAGTCAAGAGCGAAAAAGCAGGATCATGAGTCCGGTTCGTTCGTTTCATCCTAAAGAATATGTTTGCTATCGTGCATCAGAGCCAATTGTAGTCGATGGAAAACTGAATGAGGAAGCCTGGCAGCATGCCGAGTGGACAGACGATTTTCAGGATATCGAAGGTGGTTCACGGCCGGTTCCACGGTTTCGTACCCGTGCCAAAATGCTTTGGGATGACAAGTTCTTTTACGTGGCAGCCGAGATAGAAGAACCCGATGTTTGGGCCAATATAACGCAGCGTGATGCCGTGATTTTTCATGATAACGATTTCGAGGTATTCATCGACCCGGATGGCGACACGCACAACTACACCGAGTATGAAATGAATGCGCTGAATACTTTATGGGATTTGCTGTTGGAACAGCCGTACCGGGATCGGAATTTTGTGCTAAACAACTACGATCTGAAAGGACTCGTATCGGCCGTTTCAGTTGATGGAACCATAAATGATACATCTGATAAGGATAAAAAATGGACGGTAGAAATTGCTTTCCCGTTAAGTGCTTACGCTGAATTGAAAAGCAAGCCGGCTGACGGTGTACAATGGCGGGTCAATTTCTCGCGCGTGGAATGGCAGATTGAAAAGGTTGATGGAAAATATCAAAAGAAAATAAATCCGGCAACAGGTTTTTCGTACCCGGAAGATAACTGGGTGTGGTCGCCACAGGGAGTTGTTAATATGCACCTGCCGGAGATGTGGGGCTTTGTTCAATTTTCAGATATTCCTTCAGGAGAAGGGAAAACGTCATTCAAATGGAACCGTGACGAAGAGGTAAAATGGGCATTACGACAGCTTTATTATGCACAACGAAGATATGCTTCTGCCAATCATTGTTATGCATCAAATGTCAATCAGCTTGCAGATCTTCGGGAGGTGCCCGATTCCCTTAATGTAAAATTATACACGACTCCCGAAATGTATGAAGCAATTATTCAATCACCCTTTTCGGGAAAGAATTGGCACATTAACCAGGAAGGACGAACGTGGAGCGATAATTAA
- a CDS encoding DUF4251 domain-containing protein, translating to MMKGRIVALLMTLALLGASVYAAENPSKQDKKQKQKQQTEKLMNSKQFQFTARQAMPLGGKTIDLTTNPNFVRFYTDSIQADMPFFGRAYNVPYGGSGGIKFDGKPKKFTITPQKKDKGYLVEAIVNDTNDSYSMTLSVSNSGYGTLTINSNNRNSISYYGHVSALENKESE from the coding sequence ATGATGAAAGGAAGAATCGTAGCATTATTGATGACTTTAGCGTTGCTTGGAGCATCCGTTTATGCAGCAGAGAATCCTTCGAAACAGGATAAAAAGCAAAAACAGAAACAGCAAACGGAAAAGCTGATGAACTCAAAACAGTTTCAGTTCACAGCGCGGCAAGCCATGCCCCTTGGCGGCAAAACCATAGACCTGACGACCAATCCAAATTTTGTCAGGTTTTATACAGACAGTATTCAGGCTGATATGCCCTTCTTTGGCCGGGCTTACAACGTGCCTTACGGTGGTTCGGGTGGAATAAAATTTGACGGCAAACCCAAAAAATTTACCATCACACCACAGAAAAAGGACAAAGGCTACCTGGTAGAGGCAATCGTTAACGATACAAACGACAGCTATTCGATGACACTTTCGGTAAGCAACAGTGGTTACGGAACGCTTACCATCAACTCCAATAACCGCAATTCAATCAGTTATTACGGACATGTCAGTGCGCTGGAAAATAAGGAGAGCGAGTAG
- the queC gene encoding 7-cyano-7-deazaguanine synthase QueC, with protein sequence MKKAIVLLSGGLDSSVALHLAKSKGFDVYALSFDYGQRHERELQSARKTAKSAGVKEHHIVNMRLDLWGGSALTDQSIEVENGDVTRTDIPVTYVPARNMVFLSVAASYAEAIGARDIFIGVSQVDYSGYVDCRQEFIDAMEAAINKGTVCGAEMDDPIHVHAPFIDKTKADEIRLGMELGVDFGLTWSCYRGGEKPCGTCDSCLLRAKAFEEAGYTDPLLEK encoded by the coding sequence ATGAAAAAAGCAATTGTCCTTTTATCCGGCGGCCTCGACTCATCTGTAGCTTTGCATTTGGCCAAATCAAAGGGATTTGATGTTTATGCGCTTTCGTTCGACTATGGCCAGCGCCACGAACGTGAATTGCAAAGTGCCCGCAAAACGGCCAAAAGTGCCGGAGTAAAAGAACATCACATTGTCAATATGCGACTAGATTTGTGGGGAGGCTCTGCGCTGACCGATCAATCTATCGAAGTTGAAAACGGCGACGTTACCCGCACCGACATTCCGGTTACTTATGTCCCGGCCCGAAATATGGTTTTCCTATCGGTTGCGGCATCGTACGCCGAAGCCATTGGTGCCCGCGACATTTTTATCGGGGTTAGCCAGGTGGATTATTCCGGTTACGTCGACTGCCGCCAGGAATTTATCGATGCCATGGAAGCAGCCATCAATAAGGGAACGGTTTGCGGTGCTGAGATGGATGATCCCATTCATGTTCATGCCCCGTTTATCGATAAAACAAAAGCTGACGAAATCCGACTAGGAATGGAATTGGGCGTTGATTTTGGCCTCACCTGGTCGTGCTACCGGGGTGGCGAAAAACCGTGTGGAACGTGTGACAGTTGTTTGCTTCGCGCGAAAGCGTTTGAAGAAGCCGGGTATACTGATCCGTTGTTGGAAAAATAA
- a CDS encoding 6-pyruvoyl tetrahydropterin synthase family protein, whose protein sequence is MIIRKKFRFEGAHIVRNCSSKLCRENIHGHSYEVEVFIKSNKLDKGFMVLDFILLSKVGEFINSFDHAYSLWQGEKPEIKDAVYQINQRVAEIPVSPSAEGYALMFLYVIDKIIRNTEKKNGEGDIQLQSVRVHETQTGYAEAFTEDFALVDFTLDDIKLSEGIRTEWDDMDWWEELKQQKIFKNTHLEN, encoded by the coding sequence ATGATTATCAGAAAAAAATTCCGGTTCGAAGGAGCCCATATTGTGCGTAATTGTTCATCGAAGCTGTGCCGCGAAAACATTCACGGCCATTCGTATGAAGTGGAAGTGTTCATTAAATCAAACAAGCTGGACAAAGGATTCATGGTGCTCGATTTCATCCTTCTGAGCAAGGTGGGCGAATTCATCAACAGCTTCGACCACGCCTATTCACTCTGGCAGGGAGAAAAGCCGGAAATCAAGGATGCCGTGTATCAAATCAACCAGAGAGTTGCTGAGATTCCTGTTTCGCCTTCGGCGGAAGGCTACGCCCTGATGTTCCTGTACGTGATTGACAAAATCATCCGGAACACCGAAAAGAAAAACGGCGAAGGTGACATTCAGCTTCAATCGGTACGTGTTCACGAAACACAAACCGGCTATGCCGAAGCATTCACCGAAGATTTCGCGTTGGTTGATTTTACACTGGACGACATCAAGCTGAGCGAAGGAATCCGAACCGAATGGGACGACATGGATTGGTGGGAGGAATTGAAACAGCAGAAAATTTTCAAAAACACTCATCTCGAAAATTAA
- a CDS encoding 7-carboxy-7-deazaguanine synthase QueE yields MAASLLLVNNGIFPITRDAEGKLLADVPATGLQYPGTIQGEGKLVGTASLFIRLSGCNLRCMWNIPGGGVSACDTPDSSFDVSKNQLWKVDEIIETVRHNLGNMRHVVITGGEPTIQHRSLKELCRRLKEEFDVHITIETNGTLFDEELARHIDLFSISPKLSDSLVTEEKLKQLPQQLTEKVAAAPSQKTPCPDVIQQYIDVCLNSNGEKDFQLKFVMSGSENTESIHEEVLNHISGWKSSDILAMPLGGNHLTLGKTSFRVLETAIQHGWRYCPRIHIDLFGDKPGV; encoded by the coding sequence ATGGCTGCGTCACTTCTTTTGGTCAATAATGGCATTTTCCCCATTACCCGGGATGCCGAAGGCAAGTTGCTGGCAGATGTGCCGGCTACTGGTCTGCAATATCCGGGGACCATACAGGGAGAAGGGAAATTGGTGGGTACAGCCTCACTTTTTATCCGGTTATCAGGATGTAACCTCCGCTGCATGTGGAATATTCCGGGAGGTGGCGTGAGCGCTTGTGATACGCCCGATTCATCGTTTGACGTGAGTAAAAACCAGTTGTGGAAAGTCGACGAAATCATCGAAACGGTAAGGCACAACCTTGGCAATATGCGCCATGTCGTGATTACCGGTGGAGAACCGACCATTCAGCATCGTTCGCTCAAAGAACTTTGCCGTCGACTGAAAGAAGAATTTGACGTTCACATTACCATCGAAACCAACGGCACCCTGTTCGATGAAGAGCTGGCCCGTCATATCGACCTGTTCAGTATTTCGCCAAAGCTCAGCGATTCGCTGGTGACCGAAGAGAAGCTGAAGCAGCTACCTCAACAACTGACTGAAAAAGTAGCTGCAGCTCCTTCTCAGAAAACACCATGCCCGGACGTCATTCAGCAGTACATCGATGTGTGCCTGAATTCCAATGGAGAAAAGGATTTCCAACTGAAGTTTGTGATGAGCGGATCCGAAAACACCGAATCGATTCATGAAGAAGTCCTGAATCATATCTCCGGCTGGAAATCTTCCGATATTCTGGCTATGCCGCTGGGCGGTAATCATCTGACACTTGGAAAAACCAGTTTCCGGGTACTTGAAACAGCTATTCAGCACGGATGGCGTTATTGTCCGCGCATTCACATCGATTTGTTTGGCGACAAACCGGGTGTTTAA